aaaaaatctttaaacaGCGTTAGCAGTctacttttgtttttctttttacctGGAAAAAGTAGGAACACAATGAGCACTAGCAAAATAGTCCATGAATTTGATCTTGTTCTGTAATTAATGCTTAGAGTGTTAAAACATTATtagagtctttttttttttgggaagcaACATCCTTAGAGCCTTAGTGGTAGTTTCACTACATCAATCACTAATACGTGTTTCCATTAAAATTACACATCTCAAATCATATTCTCAGgcattttcacaaataattggTAGGAAAACTTACCAGAAAGATATGACCCTTAGAGAGCAAACATCTCCTGTTGATTAATGAAATCAGAGCAAGTATTTCTATGCAAAACAGCAAAAAATATACTAGTAAAAATTAGGAAGTCCCATCCCGGTGTCCTCAGCTATATATGCTTTCGTAAGACTGATTTACAATGCCAAATGACCGAAAGTGAATATGTACATTCTGCTTCTTTATTTCGAAAAAGCATCATATTTGTCAATCTAAGATCAAGATCCACTTATTTGAACTAATGCTTAAGCATAAGAATGTGCAACAACAGGGCTTCTGACTTGATGCACCCCATCATCCCATACCAAAGAGCCCGAGATTATAGTTTGTGGAATTTCTGCTGTAACAGTAACACTAAAAGACAACTTCTGCCCCAATGATTTGAAGGAAAGAGTAATGGGGTTCACTTGAATGCTGAGTTGAGGTGGAGCAGTTACAGTTGCTTTGTAAGTCGATACCGGACTACCAACATTTGTTACAGTTCTGTGGAAAACCCGAGTGACTTGTCCAGATTTTGCAGAAACTGCAAATGAAGGATAATTAAGATCCCAAACTGTTGCATTATTGGCTTTGGTGCAAGAAGAACTGTTATCGCCAGTGATGCGTCGCAAAGTTGTGGTGTTGTATCCTTGACCGCACAAGAAGCTCACAAAATCAGCCTCAGTTATGTCATATACAAGACCGGGAGCTGCAGCTTTTATGGGATTTATTTGACCGGATCCATAAGCAAATTCAGCATCAATATTGGTTTTTGTACTCATGGGAGTAGCTGCATAGCAGTGAAAACCAAAAATGTTCAATATTTGTTAAGCATCATGCATTGTTATTTACATGATGTTGGGTATATACTATTAATGTTCATGtaaaaattttactatttattcatttacttttttttgggagggggTGGGGGGGATTTGGGCGGTTGGGGCGAGTTTCAATTATGTTTCTGATAGgtattcatgtttattttttagcCAGAGAAAATGGTCAAAGGTAGCAGCCCACTACAAGTGCAAGCAATTCTAGACCTTTAGAGTTTATATTGTAACTTCTGGCCAATATATACCGGCCTTTTGCCTTTAGTCCGTTTTCTTTTCAAGCTAGTAAAAAGGATAAGTACATTCTTCAAAGCAAACATATAGCTATCGCCTTTGGCTAGCAAAGAACATAATGTCGCAACATGAAAACAATTTAGTCCTATTCTTTCTTGGTTTCCACTTTCCAACATGATATTCATCAGAAAAATGATCACGTTCTTTAGCTTCAAATGCATTTTAACACTGTGGCTCATATACTCAATCTAAAGATTTTaggaagtagtaaaattttGGAAATATGCATAAGTCcgttttcattttaatttttttttgaaaaattaaatctgAATCATATTTAATTATTACCAGTTGTCATAAGTGCAGATTTGATAACAGCAGGGGACCAAGTAGGATTGAAAGATTTAACATAAGCAGCTGCACCAGTGGCGTGAGGACAAGACATTGATGTCCCAGAGATTATGTTGTATGGAACTACTCTGGTGTCTCCTTCGTCCCCTGTAACCGTGGTAGCTTCTGACCATGCTGCTACAATGTCTATCCCCGGTGCACTTATGTCAGGCTGCAAAAAGATACTTAGAAGGTgtatttgtataatttcaacatCACAATAAATTACTGCTAAGTGAATCACCTTGAGAATGTCTGCAGTAATAGGATTTGGTCCCCTTGATGAAAATGAGGCCACATATGGAGCCGCTTTGTCTACAATTGTTGTACTCTTTTGAATAACTGCAGTGGGCTCACTGCAAAATCAAAAAACCATTTTTGTGCTACTTTTTATCAGAAAATTGTCAAGTGTATAACTGTTCTAAGGTTTGTACGTACCTCGTGGAGTTAATGTAGTTTAAAATTGTAGTTCCGTCTCGTGTACTTAGATAAGATACAGGCAAGGGGAAAGAGAAGGCAAAATCTTTGTTGCCTCCATCTTGCATTATAGTGCCAGTAGCACCTGCATCAAGTGTTGTTGTCCCATCATTCAGGTTGTCACAGACCACAATCGTTCCATTCACTTTGGTTACGTCCAGGGAGTTGTATATGCAGTACCTGCACTTCATgtgtcacttttttttttttttaatgcgtCACGTTTATTAAATGTCCGAAAAGAAATCCGCATATATATTATGGTTTTGACTTCTATCATTTTACAGCAGCTAAGTAATTACGCTCCTGTGTGAAACTTTTGGTTACCTGGAATCTGATGAATCAAAACCGGCTGCTACATTTGGGACATCCGCTCCATAAACAAGCGGGTACAACTCATCATGAAGCTGGAAAGTATTCACAGAGACTCCCTGCTTGCAAACAATTATATGTGTAGATAAGCACATGCTTGTTCTTTAAATTTCTTTATGCTTTATCTAACATGGTTACTTGTTAATCACTGAGGTCGGCTCAGTAATCAGGGAAGGGCTATTAGAGTCTTTTCTACTATATATCAGGTCTAAGGTTGATAGTTGGGAATACTAGGTTGATTGTTCTTCACATTCATTATGGTCTTATTGCTCACCTGGTAGACATTTTTGTTTCCCAGGAGCACGTTTGTCACAAACTTCCTATCAGTAACACTGCCAGCCACCGAGAGGGACCAAGGCGAGAAATTCGTGATTGACGAGGCACCAGGTCCTGAATTACCTGCTGAATTTGATGTGAGTATTCCATGTTTCATAGAATGGAAAGCTCCGATGGCAATGGTATCTTCGAAGTAGTTCAAAGGAAAAGAGCCGCCGATTGAGAGAGATATAATGTCAACTCCATCAGCAATAGCATCATCAAATGCTGCAAGAATATCCGAATCGTAGCAACCATCGGACCAGCAAATTTTGTACACAGCTATCCTAGCAGAAGGCACGCCTCCTCGACCTGTTCCCGAGCCCAGGTCAAACAAGCTTGCCTTGCTTACCAAGCGACCTGCAGCTGTGGACGCTGTGTGGGATCCATGACCTTCCGAATCTCTTGGTGAGGGAATGTCTACATCTGGAACTTGGCCATCTGCCCGATAATGTTTTGCTCCAATTATTTTGCTGCAAGCAAAATATGCAGCTTTTATTCATGATTGAGCTTAATTAAGTTGCACTCAGGACACCGTCATTAAGAAGGAATTCTTGCATGGAGTGATCATGTGTGCAAGTAGAAGGACCAAAACGTTAGCAGTATTTACTTGTTAcaggtgaagtttttggaggtTTCGCAAGTGCCTTTCCATTTGCTAGGAGCTGGACCAAATCCTGTGTCATCGAAGCTCTTTGATTCTGGCCAAACTCCAGTATCCAGCATTCCTACGATGATATCGCTCTCAGCCGCTTTTCTGGGAGCATTCTGGGGAAACCCCACGAAATCCCACGACCTTGTTGTGTGGAGTTCTCTTTTGCCATTTGGGAAAACAGAAACTACACCGTCCATGCCTGGATTTTTGGACAAGAAAGGAACCTTAAGTTGCAATAGCCAAGATATTGTAACATTCAAATATAGCATTACAAATTAGATCGACCATTGGACAGTTATATAAATAGACATGTCAATGGGTAGGGTTTGGATTGGATCTCTTTAATTCAGATCCAGACCTATTAAATTTAGTTAGATCTAAATCAAGATTTAGACTCTTATGGGTTTGAAAAAGTAAGTTTAGAGGCCGTCTCTCACGGATTTATGTAATGGATAtccattatatttttttaaacatactaaagtaaaatatatattaaaagtATATAGacttaaaaataatagaaatatcatctaatttttattttcaaaaaataaaattaatattcaagAAATTGAATGCAATATTTTCAACTCAAAAAAAGACGACTTGTATTTATTTTCAAAGATTCAATTGTATCCATATccaatattttatttgtttgtctttactttttctctttttcctgaAAAAATGTGTATCAATTATAATGACAACTATAATTagcttgaaaaaagaaaataattatgaAGTCCTACTGTGTTTGATCTAATGGATACAGAATTTTAGATTGTTTTATGAATTTACtaatat
This portion of the Coffea arabica cultivar ET-39 chromosome 2e, Coffea Arabica ET-39 HiFi, whole genome shotgun sequence genome encodes:
- the LOC113729728 gene encoding cucumisin-like; the protein is MANSISLTCLLLVVTLFFRCDAEAVDDNRKVYIVYMGDRPKGDFSVSSRHSSMLQEAVGSKRASDSLLYTYKRSFNGFVAKLTEEEKERLASMDGVVSVFPNGKRELHTTRSWDFVGFPQNAPRKAAESDIIVGMLDTGVWPESKSFDDTGFGPAPSKWKGTCETSKNFTCNNKIIGAKHYRADGQVPDVDIPSPRDSEGHGSHTASTAAGRLVSKASLFDLGSGTGRGGVPSARIAVYKICWSDGCYDSDILAAFDDAIADGVDIISLSIGGSFPLNYFEDTIAIGAFHSMKHGILTSNSAGNSGPGASSITNFSPWSLSVAGSVTDRKFVTNVLLGNKNVYQGVSVNTFQLHDELYPLVYGADVPNVAAGFDSSDSRYCIYNSLDVTKVNGTIVVCDNLNDGTTTLDAGATGTIMQDGGNKDFAFSFPLPVSYLSTRDGTTILNYINSTSEPTAVIQKSTTIVDKAAPYVASFSSRGPNPITADILKPDISAPGIDIVAAWSEATTVTGDEGDTRVVPYNIISGTSMSCPHATGAAAYVKSFNPTWSPAVIKSALMTTATPMSTKTNIDAEFAYGSGQINPIKAAAPGLVYDITEADFVSFLCGQGYNTTTLRRITGDNSSSCTKANNATVWDLNYPSFAVSAKSGQVTRVFHRTVTNVGSPVSTYKATVTAPPQLSIQVNPITLSFKSLGQKLSFSVTVTAEIPQTIISGSLVWDDGVHQVRSPVVAHSYA